The DNA window ACCATCGGCAATTTGCCGTTGACGGGTTCGGGCTTGAAGACACGCCAGACAAGGCCACGGGTGATGTCGGTGCCCTTGTCGGTCAGTTGGGCCGACAAAGTGATGGCGCCACCGCCGCCAAGCGCCAGCGGGGCTTCTGTCCTGGGCGTCGCATAGCTCGAAATCCCGGGAAGTTTCAGGTCGCTGACGCCGTCCTTTTCCTGCGCAGCAGCGAAGGAGACCGGCAGCAGGAACAGCGCGGCGCAGAGCCAAACCAGGAAAAGACGCAGTCGCCCCTCAAACATGCCTTGCGTTGAAGCCCATGGCGGTGGCAATTTCAAGGCTTAAGAGTCCGATCCACGACTCTTCAGCCCGGCGCTCGCGCGCCTTTGCCCGAGCCGCCCGAATTCCCAATGGTGCGCTTCAGCTCAAAACAGAGTGTCTAGGAGACTTGCGCCCATGGCGTCGCCGATCATCGACTTCCTGCTGACCCGAAATTCAGCACCGATTCCGGACCTCAAGGAGCCGGCACCCAGCGATGCCGATATCGCGACGATGATCGCCGCCGCCACGCGCGTGCCCGACCATGGCCGGCTCGAGCCCTGGCGCTTCATCCTCTATCGCGGCGATGTCCGCGTCGAGATCGGCAAGAAGCTCGCGGAGCTCGCCGAACAGCGGGAAGGGCCGTTGCCCGAGGGCCGCCGCAACCAGGAGCTGGCGCGCTTTTCCCGTGCGCCGCTGGTGATCGGCGTGGTGTCGGTGCCGAAAGAGAATCCCAAGATCCCGCAATGGGAAATGTTCCTGTCCGGCGGCATGGCGGCAATGAACCTGATGATTGCTGCCAATGCACTGGGCTATGGCACCAACATGATCAGCAACTGGTATTCCGACGTGCCGGAGGGCAGGGCAATCCTCGGACTGGCGCCGCGGGAGCGCGTCGTCGGCTTCATCCACATCGGCTCTTATGCCGGCCAGGCGCCGGAGCGGCCACGGCCCGATCCGGCCAAGCTCTTCGCCGATTACTCAGGACCCCGGGCGGGCTGAATGTTCTATGAGCCGTCCATGGGACACGGGTTGCCCACGATCCGTCGAAGGCGATCGTGGCGCCGCGCCCGGTCGGCTGGATATCGACGCTGAACAAGGCGGGCGAGATCAATCTCGCGCCATACTCTTTCTTCAATGCGGTTTCGACACGGCCTTTCATCGTCTGGTTCTCGTCGGAAGGAGAGAAGGACAGCGCCTCCTTTGCCCAGGAGACCGGCGAGTTCGTCGCCAACCTGGTCAGCCGCGATCTCGCGGAGAAGATGAACTACACGTCCGTCAACGCGCCGCCTGGCGTCAACGAGTTCGTCTATGCCGATCTCGCCATGGCGCCTTCGCGTCTCGTCAAGCCGCCCCGTGTGGCGGCAGCGCCCGCCGCGCTGGAATGCCGGGTGACGGAAGTCTTCCGCCCAAGGGCGTTGGACGGAACGCCAACCAGCGCCGTCGTCGTTGCCGGCGAGGTCAGGCGGAAATGCCTGCCGCCCTCGCGCGTGCAAGCAGCCTTTCGGCCAGCCGCAGATGCGGGCGGTCGTACATCTTGCCGTCGATACCGACGACGCCGGGATTGCCGACCGCCTCGAACGCCGCGACGATTGCCGCCGATTGCTCGACCGCCTCGGCGGAGGGCGTGAAGGCCGCATTGATGACCGGTACCTGGTCGGGATGGATCGCCATCTTGCCGGTGAAGCCGTCTCGCTCGGCCTCGGCGCATTCCGTGGCGAATGCCGCCATGTCGCGAAAATTCGGGAACACTGTGTCGATCGCGGCGACCTCTGCGGCTCCGGCCGCCAGGATAGTCGTCAGGCGGGCGTGGCGGAACACGTCGGTGTAACGGCCCTGCTCGTCGCGGGTGGAGCGCGCGCCGATCGCCGCCGACAGGTCTTCCGCGCCCCAGGTCAGACCGGCGAGCCGCGCGCTTGCGCCGGCATAGGTCGCCGCGGCGAGTATTCCTGTCGGGGTTTCGGTGATGATCGGCAGGATCCTGATCGAGCCGTCGGGCAGGCCGTTCTCCGCCTCCCGAACCCTGAGCTTTGCCGAGAGGTGCTGCACATCCTGGCCGCTGTTGGATTTGGGCAGCATGATGCCGTCCGGCTTTGCCGCAACGAGCGCGGCGAGATCGTCGTCGGTCAATCCGGTCGAAAGGTCGTTGACCCTGACATAGATGGCCGAGGTGGTTTGCCCCCTGCGTTCGACGATAAAGCGTGCGGCGACCGCGCGCGCCGTAGCCTTGTTCTGCGGCGCCACGGAATCCTCGAGATCGACGATCACCACGTCGGCGCCGGCGCCGAAACCCTTTTCCAGCTTGCGTTCGGAATCGCCGGGAACGAACAGCAGCGAACGCATCAGGCGGCCTTCTTCAGCATCATCGCTTGCCTGGTGCATTTGGCGACGAGGTCGCCATGCTGATTGTAGGCGCGGTGCTCGAATTCGACGATGCCGCGATCGGGTTTCGACTTGGACTCGCGCACCGAGACGACCGAGGTTTCGACACGGATGGTGTCGCCGTGAAAGACCGGATGCGGAAACACGGTTTCCTTCATGCCGAGATTGGCGACCGTCGTGCCGACCGTGATGTCATTGACTGAAATGCCGATCATCAGGCCGAGCGTGAACAGCGAGTTGACCAGCGGCTTGCCCCATTCGCTCTTGGCGGCGAAGTCGAAATCGATATGCAGCGGCTGCGGATTCAGCGTCATCACCGAAAACAGCATGTTGTCGCTCTCGGTGACGGTCTTGCGCAGCGTGTGCTGGAAGACGTGGCCGACGACGAATTCCTCGAGATATAGCCCGGCCATTTGCTGTCTCCTCCGCTGTCCGACGGTTGATAAGCGCTGCATTCGGCAGTCGCAAGCCAGTTAATGAACATGGTGAACCGTTCGTAAACCATTTCTGCCTACCGTCTCACCGGGGCCGGAAATCTTCTGGCAAGGGGCATTAGCAGGCGGGCATGGTTGTTGTTTCGCATTTCCTGAAGTGGATCTACACGGCCAGGGTGTCCGAGCGTGCCGCCGCGGCCAACGCGCTGGCCCGGGCTTATGTCAATTCCGAATTGCCGTTCGAGGATCGCTGCGCCGCGGAGGCCGCGCTGACGCTGCTGCTCGACGATGCATCGTCGAAAGTGCGGCTGGCAATGGCCGAAGCGCTTTCCATGAGCCACCACGCGCCGCTGCAGATCATCAGCGCGCTGGCTTCCGACCAGCCCGAGGTCGCCGGTGTCGTGCTGGCGCGCTCGCCGCTGCTCACCGACGCCGATCTGATCAACCGCGTGGCGGCGAGCCAGAAGGCAACGCAGAAGCTGATCGCGGACCGTCCGCTCGTCTCGATGGCACTGTCGGCGGCCATTGCCGAGATTGGCGAGGCGGAAGCCTGCGCGGTGCTGCTGGCCAACAGTGGCGCCCACATTGCTTCCCTCAGTTTCCGCCGCATGGCGGAACGCCACGGGCATCTGCCTCTGGTGCGCGAGGCGCTGATATCGGATGCACGCCTGCCTGCCGACTGCCGGCATATGCTGCTGATCAAGCTTGGCGAAACATTGAAGACATCGCCACTGGTCATGGCATTGATGGGCGCCGCGCGTGCCGACCGCGTCATGCGGGATGCCTGCGTCAAAGCATCGGTGACGCTGATCGAGGGCACGCGCCAGGAAGAACACGCGGCGTTGATCGAGCATCTCAGGCTGCGCGGCGATCTCACCGCAAGCTTCCTCATCCGCACCATCGCGCATGGCAAGGTCGATTTCTTCGGCTCGACTCTGGTGGCACTCGGCCAGCAGTCTGAACAGCGCGTGAGAGCGCTGTTGGCGGGCGGGCACGATGTCGCCTTGCAAGCCTTGTTTCGCAGCGCCGGCCTTGCCGCCGCCACGCATGCGATCATCCTGCGCGCGCTGAAAATCTGGCGGGAAGTCGCCAATGGCAAGCGCGTTGCCGGCGTGCAGGAAGTCAGCTGGCTGATGCTCAAGGAATTGGGTGGGCAATCGGCGGAAGGCGATCTCGCCGCTTTGGTCAAGTCGATCCATCTTGACGCCCTGCGCGAGAATGCACGCGGCCATGCGCTGGCGATCGCCGCGGCCTAGCCTTTATCCCTGGCGAAGAAATCCGGGAAATCCTCCATCGCCGCGGCGATAATGCGCAGTGATGCCGCGATCTGCAGCGCGTCGCTGTTGGCGTTCCGCTGGGCTATGCCCGCCGCATATTGCCGGACCACGGCGACAGTCGCTGTCTGCGGG is part of the Mesorhizobium loti genome and encodes:
- a CDS encoding nitroreductase family protein, with the translated sequence MASPIIDFLLTRNSAPIPDLKEPAPSDADIATMIAAATRVPDHGRLEPWRFILYRGDVRVEIGKKLAELAEQREGPLPEGRRNQELARFSRAPLVIGVVSVPKENPKIPQWEMFLSGGMAAMNLMIAANALGYGTNMISNWYSDVPEGRAILGLAPRERVVGFIHIGSYAGQAPERPRPDPAKLFADYSGPRAG
- a CDS encoding HpcH/HpaI aldolase/citrate lyase family protein is translated as MRSLLFVPGDSERKLEKGFGAGADVVIVDLEDSVAPQNKATARAVAARFIVERRGQTTSAIYVRVNDLSTGLTDDDLAALVAAKPDGIMLPKSNSGQDVQHLSAKLRVREAENGLPDGSIRILPIITETPTGILAAATYAGASARLAGLTWGAEDLSAAIGARSTRDEQGRYTDVFRHARLTTILAAGAAEVAAIDTVFPNFRDMAAFATECAEAERDGFTGKMAIHPDQVPVINAAFTPSAEAVEQSAAIVAAFEAVGNPGVVGIDGKMYDRPHLRLAERLLARARAAGISA
- a CDS encoding MaoC family dehydratase, coding for MAGLYLEEFVVGHVFQHTLRKTVTESDNMLFSVMTLNPQPLHIDFDFAAKSEWGKPLVNSLFTLGLMIGISVNDITVGTTVANLGMKETVFPHPVFHGDTIRVETSVVSVRESKSKPDRGIVEFEHRAYNQHGDLVAKCTRQAMMLKKAA
- a CDS encoding DUF2336 domain-containing protein, producing the protein MVVVSHFLKWIYTARVSERAAAANALARAYVNSELPFEDRCAAEAALTLLLDDASSKVRLAMAEALSMSHHAPLQIISALASDQPEVAGVVLARSPLLTDADLINRVAASQKATQKLIADRPLVSMALSAAIAEIGEAEACAVLLANSGAHIASLSFRRMAERHGHLPLVREALISDARLPADCRHMLLIKLGETLKTSPLVMALMGAARADRVMRDACVKASVTLIEGTRQEEHAALIEHLRLRGDLTASFLIRTIAHGKVDFFGSTLVALGQQSEQRVRALLAGGHDVALQALFRSAGLAAATHAIILRALKIWREVANGKRVAGVQEVSWLMLKELGGQSAEGDLAALVKSIHLDALRENARGHALAIAAA